From the genome of Apodemus sylvaticus chromosome 3, mApoSyl1.1, whole genome shotgun sequence, one region includes:
- the Pla2g2a gene encoding phospholipase A2, membrane associated isoform X2 — protein sequence MKVLLLLAAMILAFGSIQVQGNILQFGQMIQLKTGKKAGTSYAFYGCHCGVGGRGSPKDATDRCCVTHDCCYKRLEKRGCGTKFQTYKFSHQRGQITCSANQNSCQKQLCQCDKAAAECFARNKKSYSLKYQFYPNKFCKGNSPRC from the exons ATGAAGGTCCTCCTGTTGCTAGCAGCCATGATCCTGGCCTTTG gTTCGATACAGGTCCAGGGGAACATTCTGCAGTTCGGGCAAATGATTCAGCTTAAGACAGGAAAGAAAGCCGGGACTAGCTATGCCTTCTACGGTTGCCACTGTGGCGTGGGTGGCAGAGGATCCCCCAAAGATGCCACAGATCG ATGCTGTGTTACTCATGACTGCTGCTACAAGCGTCTGGAGAAGCGTGGATGTGGCACAAAATTCCAGACCTACAAGTTCTCCCACCAACGGGGACAAATCACCTGTTCTG CAAACCAGAACTCCTGTCAGAAACAGCTGTGCCAGTGTGATAAAGCCGCCGCTGAGTGTTTTGCCCGGAACAAGAAAAGCTACAGTTTAAAGTACCAGTTCTACCCCAACAAGTTTTGCAAAGGGAATTCGCCCAGATGCTAA
- the Pla2g2a gene encoding phospholipase A2, membrane associated isoform X1: protein MPRNSCPLDAFEGLGRCIANSMKVLLLLAAMILAFGSIQVQGNILQFGQMIQLKTGKKAGTSYAFYGCHCGVGGRGSPKDATDRCCVTHDCCYKRLEKRGCGTKFQTYKFSHQRGQITCSANQNSCQKQLCQCDKAAAECFARNKKSYSLKYQFYPNKFCKGNSPRC, encoded by the exons ATGCCCAGAAACTCCTGTCCTTTGGATGCATTTGAAGGGTTGGGCaggtgcat AGCTAACAGCATGAAGGTCCTCCTGTTGCTAGCAGCCATGATCCTGGCCTTTG gTTCGATACAGGTCCAGGGGAACATTCTGCAGTTCGGGCAAATGATTCAGCTTAAGACAGGAAAGAAAGCCGGGACTAGCTATGCCTTCTACGGTTGCCACTGTGGCGTGGGTGGCAGAGGATCCCCCAAAGATGCCACAGATCG ATGCTGTGTTACTCATGACTGCTGCTACAAGCGTCTGGAGAAGCGTGGATGTGGCACAAAATTCCAGACCTACAAGTTCTCCCACCAACGGGGACAAATCACCTGTTCTG CAAACCAGAACTCCTGTCAGAAACAGCTGTGCCAGTGTGATAAAGCCGCCGCTGAGTGTTTTGCCCGGAACAAGAAAAGCTACAGTTTAAAGTACCAGTTCTACCCCAACAAGTTTTGCAAAGGGAATTCGCCCAGATGCTAA